agaaaagcCGGGCCTTAAGCCCAAACGAAGCACTAGTGAAGCACGATCATGCCCCGGaagtgacaatgcaaacgcCACAGGCCTCGGCAGGCACTGGCACGCCCCCTTGAAGCCCGATAGTGCAAACACGGCTACTGATTGTTTTAGACCACGATGTATGTGTGTCTGTTGTTGAACCAAAAGGACTCTTTCAGAGTTGCGGAGACTTTTTGTCCCTTGAACAGCTGGTTGCACTCTAGATCcctaaattacttttttttctgCATATGATTACAAATGTTGGTTTATTTGATGTGCAATGACCCAGCTTTATTAACAGGACTGACACCTGTCTTCTGTCTATATGTGTGAATCTAGAAAAAGATACAGAATCTCAATTCTTCATCCTTCTTTTTGTAAATAAGAATGAAAAGACAACTTaattgtttcatgtttctttcagatgtgaagagtgattcatgtttggatatagaaataacgtcctcaacatcaaaagagcgactgacagcacaaactctttcctgcatcacctgtggaaagacattcagctcacagagacatttagagagacatgagagaaaacacacagaacagaaactcttcaccagatctgagatcagctttactaccttacaagagaagaaacttcattcagaagaccacagagagaagaagaagaagaagcagtttcactgtgagcagtgtgggaaGATTTGTGTCTCTTCCTCTGATCTAAAtgttcacatgaggacacacagtgatgaaaagcctttcaactgcactgaatgtggaaatTCCTTCAAAACCAAACAAAATCTTGATATTCATCAAAGAgttcacacaggagaaaaacctttcaaatgctctcagtgtgctGAGACTTTTTCTCAGTCAGGTTACTTAAAAACCCAtcaaagagttcatactggagagaaaccttatctctgtagtgtctgtgggaagagttttactCAACATGCTACATTACTAAATCACACGagacttcatacaggtgaaaaaccttttaaaTGCTCTCAttgtgacaagacgtttgctTATTCAAGTCACTTCAAatcccatcagagagttcatactggagagaaaccttacgtctgcgctcactgtggaaagagctttTCTAATTCATCTGAATTAAGAGTTCATCgaagagttcacactggagagaaaccttatcaatgtagtgtctgtgggaagagctTCTCTAATTCATCTCATTTAAGAGTCCATCacagagttcatactggagagaaaccttatcactgtagtgtttgtgggaagagttttagtcaacgGGCTAACTTACTAAATCACCAAagacttcatacaggtgaaaaacctttcaaatgctctcagtgtaaTAAGACGTTTGCTCACTCAGGTTCCTTAAAaacccatcagagagttcatactggagagaaaccttaacactgtaatgtttgtgggagTTCATCAACAGTCAAACTTGGTAAAACAAGTTAATAGTAAAATAAGAATATAGACTATGTGCCTGCCCTATTGTAACTTTAACCATTTCCCAAATCATTTCACCTACCTCTGCATTCTGGGATACGCTTGACCATTTGGCCTAATGGTGGAAACCAACCGGTGTCATTAGTCGGTggaaaaaattcaagatttTACAAACTGTTACTCTTGTGTCTCATGTTGATACGCTAGATGATGTAGTGATTGTGTGCGCTGCACTAACAAACCTCTGTAAAAGTTTTGTTCCCAAAGGCAGAGTTTTCAAATAAATCATTCATTTGAAATGCTTAATGATTAATGCTATTTTACTTTTGTATATTGTCAAAATATGCAACATTGTTTCTGGTTATGTTccattaaagaaaatcatattttGAAGGAGTGTAACAATCACTGTCACCTGTGATGGATCTTACCTGATGGAAGTTTCACAAGCTGTCTTGTCGGTATAAACAGAGATAGATAAGGAGAATGCTTATAGAACCCAAAGTTGAATGAGATTTTGCTATCCAGCAGTCATATCACCAGACAGCTTGGCCACTGAAGCTACAGTaggcagggctgagcctggtcagtacttgggtGGGAGACCATCTGGGAAATCCAGGTTGCTGGTGGTAGAGGTGTttgtgagaccagcagggggtgctcaccctgtggtctgtgtgggtcctaacaccccagtatagtgacggggacactatactgtcaaaaaagcactGTCCTTTGGATGAGACGTTAATcagaggtcctgactctctgtggttgttaaaaatcccaggatgtccttcgaaaaagagtagggttgtgccccggcatcctggccaaacttacCAGTTgacctactaatcatcccctcatatactaattggctatcaaatcaaatcaaatcaaatcaaattttatttatatagcacaaatTCGTACATCAAGGCAATTCAGTgtgctttacaaaaaaaaaaaacaatgctaataaaaacatcacaataaaaacaggaaacacacagacacaaagcTGATTCAAGGATAATAAAAGacgataaaataaaaataaacataaaaactgTAATGCTAAACAGTATAGCTATGTTTAAAGCTCAGTCATAGGCACAAGagaaaagaaatgtttttaatttggaTTTGAAGATCAATACATTTGTAGCACATCTAATTTCTTCTGGTAATTTATTCCAATCATGTGCGGCAGAGATGCTAAAAGCAGCTTCTCCATATTTTGTTTTAACTCTGTGTTCCACTAACTGACCAGAGTTTGTTGATCTCAGGttcctgtttggtttatattgttcaaacatttcagaaatatacTCAGGTCCTGAACAATTCAGTGCTTTGTAAACTAAGAGCATTGCTTTAAAAACTATTCTGTGACTGATAGGAAGCCAATGCAAAGATTTTAGAACAGGGGTAATATGCTCTATTCTCTTAGTCCTAGTTAGTAGTCTAGCAGCTGAATTTTGAATAAGCTGCAGTTGCTTTATAGTTTTTTTCGGGAGTGCAGTTAAGAGGCCATTGCAATAATCGACCCTGCTAGAAATAAAAGCATGAATTAGCTGCTCTAGGTCTTTTTGAGGTACCAAGCCTTTGATTCTAGATATGTTCTTCAAATGATAGAATGCTGTTTTGGTGACCGCTTTGATATGACTGTTAAATGTGAGATCTGAATCTATCAGAACACCAAGATTACGAACTTGATCCCTAGTTTTAACAGCACGAGAATCCAGTTCTTTAATAATATTTgctcttttatttttgttaccAAATACAATAACCTCAGTTTTATCTTGGTTTAATTGTAAGAAATTTTGGTTCATCCAGATTTTTATTTGCTCTATACTGTGGAACAAAGAGTCAAGTGAGCTATTATCATCTGATTCAAGCGCCATATAAATTTGAGTATCATCAGCGTAACTATgataattaattttattattctgTAAAATCTGACCTAAAGGTAACATGTAAAGATTAAACAAAAGTGGTCCGAGAATTGATCCCTGTGGGACTCCGCAAGTCATATCCACCCTATCTGATTCAGAATCTCCAAAGGTAACAAAATAACTCCGACCATGCAGGTAAGATCTGAACCAATCAAGGACTGTCCCGGAGACTCCTACCAGGTATTCCAGCCTGTCTATGAGAATTCTGTGATCTACAGTGTCAAATGCTGCACTGAGATCTAATAGAACCAGAACTGTTATTTTGTCAGAGTCAGTATTCAGCCGAAtgtcatttaaaactttaatcaAAGCAGTTTCAGTACTATGATGTGGTCGAAAGCCAGACTGAAATTTATCTAAAATGCCATTTGAAGTTATAAATTCGTTTAGTTGAATAAATACAGCCTTCTCGATTATCTTAGCTATAAAAGGAAGATTGGAAATTGGTCTATAATTATTCATTATAGAAGCATCCATCGATCTCTTTTTTAAAATGGGCTTAATAGCAGCGGTTTTCAAGGACGTTGGAAAAATACCCGATTGCAAGGAACTATTCACTATTTGCAGCAGATCAATTGATATAGAAGAAaagattgttttgaaaaaatctGAAGGCAATACATCAAGACAGCACGTGGTAGATTTA
This sequence is a window from Misgurnus anguillicaudatus chromosome 24, ASM2758022v2, whole genome shotgun sequence. Protein-coding genes within it:
- the LOC141361749 gene encoding uncharacterized protein isoform X1, with the translated sequence MKQEDVDCCESSVYVTDDGSLDSVWMSRDQSRTPQTLLDSKLSEEKSRHTQNSDLSLTLLCYTESKLTDTQDTTVCDSKQSLQEDQTSTESLDSVCNAGEQQQILQTKLKMCSVKFIDCTNLMMKIKTESTEIKTEPTEIKTESTEIKTESTEIKTESTEIKTEPTEIKTEPTEIKTEPTETKTEHTEEEDRSEEDDDFITSDVKSDSCLDIEITSSTSKERLTAQTLSCITCGKTFSSQRHLERHERKHTEQKLFTRSEISFTTLQEKKLHSEDHREKKKKKQFHCEQCGKICVSSSDLNVHMRTHSDEKPFNCTECGNSFKTKQNLDIHQRVHTGEKPFKCSQCAETFSQSGYLKTHQRVHTGEKPYLCSVCGKSFTQHATLLNHTRLHTGEKPFKCSHCDKTFAYSSHFKSHQRVHTGEKPYVCAHCGKSFSNSSELRVHRRVHTGEKPYQCSVCGKSFSNSSHLRVHHRVHTGEKPYHCSVCGKSFSQRANLLNHQRLHTGEKPFKCSQCNKTFAHSGSLKTHQRVHTGEKP
- the LOC141361749 gene encoding uncharacterized protein isoform X2; its protein translation is MSRDQSRTPQTLLDSKLSEEKSRHTLDSDLSLTLLCYTESKLTDTHDTTVCDSKQSLQEDQTSTESLDSVCNAGEQQQILQTKLKMCSVKLIDCTNLMMKIKTEPIEIKAEPTEIKTEPTEEEDRTDEDDDFSPADVKSDSCLDIEITSSTSKERLTAQTLSCITCGKTFSSQRHLERHERKHTEQKLFTRSEISFTTLQEKKLHSEDHREKKKKKQFHCEQCGKICVSSSDLNVHMRTHSDEKPFNCTECGNSFKTKQNLDIHQRVHTGEKPFKCSQCAETFSQSGYLKTHQRVHTGEKPYLCSVCGKSFTQHATLLNHTRLHTGEKPFKCSHCDKTFAYSSHFKSHQRVHTGEKPYVCAHCGKSFSNSSELRVHRRVHTGEKPYQCSVCGKSFSNSSHLRVHHRVHTGEKPYHCSVCGKSFSQRANLLNHQRLHTGEKPFKCSQCNKTFAHSGSLKTHQRVHTGEKP